One genomic region from Arthrobacter sp. FB24 encodes:
- a CDS encoding histidine phosphatase family protein, protein MATVILVRHGRTTANATGLLAGRAVGVSLDQVGREQAALTGDRLAAVRVVGVVSSPLERCQQTAQLILDRQAGNPSAPADPDLTECDYGRWQGRMLSELATEDLWAAVQSRPSTVVFPGGESMAAMQARSVAAIRRHDAAFEAEYGPGAVWVAVSHGDVIKSILADALGMHLDLFQRINVGPASVSIVHYGAVRPTVYATNTDAGDLSWLSNGITSGDAPVGGGAGQKAQ, encoded by the coding sequence ATGGCGACAGTTATTCTCGTGCGGCACGGCCGCACCACAGCCAATGCCACTGGACTGCTGGCCGGTCGGGCCGTAGGCGTCAGCCTGGACCAGGTCGGGCGCGAACAGGCGGCTCTGACCGGAGACCGGCTCGCGGCCGTGCGCGTAGTCGGGGTGGTGTCGAGCCCCCTTGAGCGATGTCAGCAGACCGCCCAGCTCATCCTCGATCGCCAGGCCGGCAATCCTTCCGCGCCGGCCGATCCCGATCTCACCGAGTGCGATTACGGCCGGTGGCAGGGCCGGATGCTCAGTGAGCTCGCTACCGAAGACCTGTGGGCTGCTGTGCAGTCGCGGCCTTCCACTGTCGTTTTCCCCGGCGGTGAATCCATGGCGGCGATGCAGGCTCGGTCGGTAGCGGCGATCCGGCGCCACGATGCAGCCTTTGAAGCCGAGTACGGGCCGGGAGCCGTGTGGGTGGCGGTAAGTCACGGCGACGTCATCAAGTCAATCCTGGCCGACGCGCTCGGCATGCACCTCGACCTGTTCCAGCGTATTAACGTGGGCCCTGCCTCCGTTTCGATCGTCCACTATGGTGCTGTTCGGCCGACCGTCTATGCGACGAACACCGACGCGGGGGATCTGTCGTGGCTGTCGAACGGCATCACCTCCGGCGATGCGCCAGTCGGCGGCGGCGCAGGGCAAAAGGCGCAGTAG
- a CDS encoding amidohydrolase family protein translates to MGPPYRIDTHQHIVPPAYARWIREKGIHPGGIGLPSWSERSALKFMDRHDVQTGILSLSTPGVYFGDAMETRLRAREVNEFCAEVVAARPDRFGFFATLTLPDVEGALAEARYTLDTLHADGIVLLANNDGRYLGDPGFEPLLEFLHHRRAVVFIHPGDLPAPAVPGIPAFAADFMLDTTRTAISLVLSGAMEKFSGIRFILAHAGGFVPFIAYRILLTMLLDRELALSALAALGDKKQSVLRRFYYDVALSASPAALPSLLEVADPGRITYGTDFPFAPSAAIDFLNMQYENYPLDHAVRAAIDRSNSEALFPRLSLDRR, encoded by the coding sequence ATGGGCCCTCCGTATCGTATCGATACTCACCAGCACATCGTTCCGCCGGCGTATGCGCGGTGGATACGTGAAAAGGGGATACACCCCGGTGGGATTGGTCTGCCGTCGTGGTCCGAGCGCTCCGCGTTGAAGTTCATGGACAGGCACGACGTGCAGACTGGCATCCTTTCCCTGTCCACGCCCGGCGTCTATTTCGGGGATGCGATGGAAACGCGGTTGAGGGCGCGGGAGGTCAACGAGTTCTGTGCGGAGGTGGTGGCCGCCCGGCCGGATCGGTTCGGGTTCTTTGCGACGCTCACACTGCCCGACGTGGAAGGTGCCCTTGCGGAGGCCCGGTACACCCTGGACACCCTCCACGCGGACGGGATCGTGTTGCTGGCCAATAATGACGGCCGCTACCTCGGCGATCCGGGTTTTGAGCCTTTGCTGGAGTTCCTGCACCACCGGCGGGCCGTGGTCTTCATCCACCCTGGTGACCTTCCTGCTCCGGCCGTGCCGGGCATACCGGCCTTTGCCGCGGATTTCATGCTCGACACCACCCGCACGGCGATTAGCCTGGTTCTGTCCGGTGCGATGGAGAAGTTCTCCGGGATCAGGTTTATCCTGGCCCATGCGGGCGGCTTCGTGCCCTTCATTGCCTACAGAATCCTCCTGACCATGCTCCTCGACAGGGAACTGGCTCTCAGCGCGCTGGCGGCGTTGGGAGATAAGAAGCAGTCCGTCCTGCGACGCTTTTACTACGATGTTGCCCTGTCTGCCAGCCCGGCAGCGTTGCCCAGCCTGCTTGAGGTAGCTGACCCGGGCCGCATCACATACGGCACTGATTTCCCCTTCGCCCCCTCTGCAGCGATCGATTTCCTGAACATGCAGTATGAGAATTACCCGCTGGATCACGCAGTTCGCGCGGCGATAGACCGAAGCAACTCCGAGGCGCTGTTTCCCCGTCTCAGCCTTGATCGGCGTTAG
- a CDS encoding class I SAM-dependent methyltransferase — MKANHYDDFAEYYAAENEASLLNAYYERPAMIGLAGDVDGHRVLDAGCGSGPLSAALSAKGAIMTGFDSSPAMLELARQRLGATADLYVADLSKPLPFADGSFDDIVSSLVLHYLQDWSAPLAELRRVLKPGGRLILSVNHPTVSVINQPTEDYFAIREYSEDYEFDGEPAVLTFWHRPLHAMISAFTSTGFHVTTVSEPEPSPDTPHELLPPRILNGERTAFLSFIFFVLEANKV, encoded by the coding sequence TTGAAGGCCAACCACTACGACGATTTTGCCGAGTACTACGCCGCCGAGAACGAAGCCAGCCTCCTCAACGCCTACTACGAGCGACCGGCGATGATTGGCCTCGCCGGTGACGTGGACGGTCACCGGGTCCTGGACGCAGGGTGTGGCTCCGGGCCCCTGTCCGCTGCACTGAGCGCGAAAGGCGCGATCATGACCGGCTTCGATTCCAGTCCTGCGATGCTCGAATTGGCAAGACAGCGATTGGGCGCGACCGCAGACCTGTACGTGGCCGATCTCAGCAAGCCGCTCCCTTTCGCCGATGGCTCTTTCGACGACATTGTCTCTTCCTTGGTGCTGCACTATCTGCAGGACTGGTCAGCACCGCTTGCCGAACTGCGGCGCGTGCTGAAGCCGGGTGGTCGCCTGATCCTGTCGGTCAACCACCCCACAGTCAGCGTGATCAACCAACCAACGGAGGACTACTTCGCCATCCGGGAGTACTCGGAGGATTATGAGTTCGACGGCGAGCCTGCGGTCCTGACCTTCTGGCACCGACCACTTCACGCGATGATCAGCGCCTTCACGTCGACGGGATTTCACGTCACCACCGTGAGCGAACCGGAGCCGTCTCCAGACACACCGCACGAACTCCTTCCGCCGCGCATCCTCAACGGCGAGAGGACAGCGTTCCTGTCCTTCATCTTCTTCGTCCTCGAAGCAAACAAAGTCTGA
- a CDS encoding DUF1326 domain-containing protein yields MPWHVEGTYFENCNCDMVCPCSTSGLTAPADNERCDVALAFHVETGEVNGVDVGGLTVCVVADTPALMSDGGWKVGVLVDAAASAEQAEALGAVFGGQLGGPMEGLAPLIGEMAGMASLEMAYADDGHVHQVRIGSAVDMVVEDFVSPLDPTGQGVKVSGVGFPADTLAAGTSSTARVDVFGMTWDNAGKNSFSAPFAWSA; encoded by the coding sequence ATGCCGTGGCATGTCGAGGGCACGTATTTTGAGAATTGCAACTGCGACATGGTCTGCCCGTGTTCCACTTCAGGGCTGACCGCGCCGGCGGATAACGAACGCTGTGACGTGGCGTTGGCTTTCCACGTCGAAACGGGCGAAGTAAACGGAGTCGACGTCGGCGGTCTGACAGTCTGCGTCGTAGCCGACACTCCGGCCCTCATGAGTGACGGGGGCTGGAAGGTCGGAGTGCTGGTGGATGCAGCCGCCTCAGCTGAGCAGGCCGAAGCTCTCGGTGCAGTCTTCGGCGGACAGCTCGGTGGTCCGATGGAGGGCCTCGCCCCCTTGATCGGTGAAATGGCGGGCATGGCCTCCTTGGAAATGGCCTACGCAGATGACGGGCATGTCCACCAGGTCCGGATTGGCAGTGCGGTCGACATGGTGGTCGAGGACTTCGTGTCTCCCCTTGATCCCACAGGACAAGGAGTCAAAGTCAGCGGGGTCGGATTCCCGGCCGACACCCTGGCAGCCGGCACATCAAGCACCGCCCGCGTCGACGTGTTCGGGATGACCTGGGATAACGCCGGGAAGAACTCCTTCTCTGCCCCCTTCGCCTGGTCCGCTTAA
- a CDS encoding MFS transporter, with amino-acid sequence MPAEGVGFRSKRGPILISLMLSTGLVAIDSTIVATAVPSIVHDIGGFASFPWLFSAYLLAQAVSVPVYAKLSDVVGRKPIILIGIGLFLFGSILCGVAWSMPALIAFRVLQGLGAGAVQPMAITIAGDIYSLTERAKVQGYLASVWAVSSVVGPTLGGVFSAMGMWRGIFLVNIPLCLIAGWMLSRTFHEKVERARHRIDYLGAGLLTGSLTLIILGALEGGQAWGWTSAISVAVFAGGALLFAVFILVERRAAEPVLPPWVVSRRLLATTALISFGVGAVMLGLTSYVPTFLEGALSTSPILAGLALAALTIGWPISASQSGRFYLRLGFRKTAMIGITITVIGTAVLALTASAPSVLLAAASCFIVGLGLGLVATPSLIAAQSSVDWNERGVVTGTNLFARSIGSSLGVAVFGAVANAIYAGTPGGNTDPHTVVVASGAVFIAVLAVAVLTVVAVIAMPATDNETPTRSTADPVVAAAHSTASSPD; translated from the coding sequence ATGCCTGCAGAGGGAGTCGGCTTCCGCTCGAAGCGCGGTCCTATACTAATTTCCCTGATGCTCTCTACGGGCTTGGTGGCGATCGATTCGACGATCGTCGCGACCGCGGTGCCGTCGATCGTACATGACATTGGCGGCTTTGCGTCCTTTCCATGGCTCTTTTCTGCCTACCTGTTGGCGCAGGCCGTGTCCGTCCCCGTCTACGCGAAGCTCTCCGACGTCGTCGGCCGCAAACCGATCATCCTGATCGGCATCGGGCTATTCCTATTCGGTTCGATCCTTTGCGGAGTGGCATGGAGCATGCCTGCCCTCATCGCGTTCCGTGTGCTGCAGGGCCTGGGCGCGGGAGCAGTCCAGCCGATGGCGATCACGATCGCGGGCGATATCTATTCGCTGACTGAGCGGGCGAAGGTGCAAGGCTACCTTGCGAGCGTATGGGCAGTGTCCTCGGTCGTTGGCCCGACGCTCGGGGGCGTGTTTTCAGCAATGGGCATGTGGCGTGGAATCTTCCTCGTGAACATCCCGCTGTGCCTCATCGCAGGGTGGATGCTGAGCCGGACGTTCCACGAGAAGGTCGAACGCGCCAGGCACCGAATCGACTATCTGGGGGCGGGCCTGCTGACTGGCTCGCTGACGCTGATCATTCTTGGGGCCCTCGAAGGCGGCCAGGCGTGGGGATGGACCTCCGCCATCAGCGTTGCGGTGTTCGCCGGCGGAGCGCTCTTGTTCGCCGTGTTCATCCTCGTCGAGCGCAGGGCCGCCGAGCCAGTCCTGCCGCCATGGGTCGTCTCCCGGCGGCTGCTGGCGACGACGGCACTGATCTCCTTTGGCGTTGGAGCGGTCATGCTTGGCCTCACCTCTTACGTTCCCACGTTCCTCGAAGGAGCCCTCTCGACCTCCCCGATCCTGGCCGGGCTCGCGCTGGCAGCATTGACGATCGGCTGGCCGATCAGTGCGTCACAATCGGGCCGGTTCTATCTTCGGTTGGGGTTCCGGAAGACCGCGATGATCGGCATTACTATCACCGTCATCGGCACAGCGGTACTTGCGCTCACCGCCTCCGCACCCAGCGTTCTCCTGGCGGCGGCGAGTTGCTTCATCGTAGGGCTAGGGCTCGGACTGGTTGCCACCCCGAGCCTTATCGCCGCCCAGTCCAGCGTCGACTGGAACGAGCGCGGAGTTGTCACCGGTACCAATCTTTTCGCGCGGTCGATCGGTAGTTCCCTCGGTGTCGCGGTTTTCGGGGCGGTTGCGAACGCAATCTACGCAGGCACTCCGGGCGGCAATACGGACCCGCACACAGTCGTCGTGGCCTCCGGGGCTGTTTTCATAGCCGTACTGGCCGTCGCCGTACTCACCGTCGTCGCCGTCATCGCGATGCCCGCTACAGACAACGAGACCCCCACCCGCTCGACTGCTGACCCTGTGGTGGCCGCCGCGCACAGTACGGCATCCTCACCGGATTAG
- a CDS encoding ribosomal maturation YjgA family protein: MSDAAWTGPAGDGMYAALVYILVAILLPSKPKMLIAAAAVTVCVMIELFQLTGLPAELGESWPPLRLVLGTTFGTADLLAYAVGAAAAYAVDRTTSAVVNRLRF, encoded by the coding sequence TTGAGCGATGCTGCGTGGACCGGGCCTGCCGGTGACGGCATGTACGCGGCTCTGGTCTACATTCTCGTGGCCATCCTGCTTCCGTCAAAGCCCAAGATGCTGATTGCAGCTGCAGCCGTTACGGTCTGCGTGATGATCGAACTGTTCCAGCTCACCGGTCTTCCTGCCGAACTGGGAGAGTCCTGGCCACCCCTTCGGCTGGTCCTCGGAACCACATTCGGCACCGCGGACTTGTTGGCCTACGCCGTCGGTGCTGCAGCCGCCTATGCGGTGGATCGGACGACCAGCGCGGTGGTGAACCGACTCCGCTTCTAG
- a CDS encoding amylo-alpha-1,6-glucosidase: MAGWNSDTAAGPMGAGTVTLVEGSSFCISLPNGDIHPEHPHGLFVQDTRILSKWSLTINGQPLEPLAAETKEPYRALFAGRVPRTDGYADSPLIVERLREVGAGIREQITVRNFSLDPVECSVSLTVEADFADLFEVKEARIQRQWNENRQAEGHVLTIRAAWQDVRKGVVVRAPGADVTPNAITYRASIAAHGQWSATLIAVPGMDGATSDSFVHAEGDGLSPSDRRRQEWVARIPVLHMGSPSIERTLRRSYDDLGALRIEDPNHPDRVVVAAGAPWFMTLFGRDSLWASEMALPVDPSLALGTLQTLADRQGTVVDPMSEEEPGKILHEVRLDVSSGLSLGGKSVYYGSVDATPLFVDVLGAVSRWGFAKDTIAALLPHADRALDWIRDYGDKDGDGFVEYERLNDQGLINQGWKDSWDGINFADGRLAEPPIALCEVQAYVFAAYLARAWMAYDDGDTVLGDKLAGWASALKKQFNEQFWMPERGYYAVALDGKKQQVDACASNMGHCLWLGLIDEDKASKVAERLMSPEMFSGWGVRTLASDMGAYNPASYHNGSVWPHDNAIIAAGLLRYGFVAEAQRISTALLEAAEYSDGRLPELFCGFSRDQFTEPVPYPTACSPQAWAATTPILLVTSLMRYDAHVSRGGFWLDPVLPESYGDLHITNAPMAGGRITIDITGSVPSVQGLPEGMAFHRGHRPWITELVEQASKRLPQGRRRP; this comes from the coding sequence ATGGCTGGGTGGAACTCTGACACGGCGGCCGGTCCCATGGGGGCCGGGACGGTCACCCTGGTCGAGGGATCGTCCTTCTGTATCTCCTTACCGAACGGCGACATCCACCCGGAACATCCCCATGGCCTTTTTGTCCAGGACACCCGGATCCTTTCCAAGTGGAGCCTGACCATCAACGGACAACCGCTCGAGCCGCTGGCCGCGGAGACGAAGGAGCCGTACCGTGCACTGTTTGCAGGCCGTGTTCCACGCACCGACGGATATGCCGACAGCCCCCTGATTGTTGAACGGCTCCGTGAGGTTGGAGCTGGAATCCGAGAGCAGATTACTGTCCGCAATTTCTCTTTGGACCCTGTCGAATGCTCTGTCTCCCTTACCGTTGAGGCTGATTTCGCCGATCTCTTTGAAGTCAAGGAGGCGCGGATCCAGCGGCAATGGAACGAAAACCGTCAAGCGGAAGGCCATGTGCTGACCATCCGGGCTGCCTGGCAAGACGTCCGGAAAGGCGTTGTAGTCCGCGCCCCGGGAGCGGACGTGACTCCGAACGCCATTACGTACCGGGCCTCTATCGCAGCCCACGGCCAGTGGAGCGCCACCCTCATCGCGGTGCCCGGCATGGACGGAGCCACCTCTGATTCGTTCGTGCATGCTGAGGGTGACGGGCTGTCCCCTAGTGACCGGCGCCGCCAGGAGTGGGTGGCCAGGATCCCGGTGCTCCACATGGGGAGCCCGTCGATCGAACGCACTCTAAGGCGCAGCTACGATGACCTCGGCGCCCTTCGCATCGAGGATCCGAACCACCCGGACCGGGTCGTGGTGGCCGCCGGTGCGCCCTGGTTCATGACTCTGTTCGGACGGGATTCGCTGTGGGCCTCGGAAATGGCGTTACCGGTGGACCCATCGTTGGCTTTGGGCACGCTCCAGACTCTGGCGGACCGCCAAGGGACCGTGGTCGATCCAATGAGCGAGGAGGAACCGGGAAAAATCCTCCACGAGGTCAGGCTCGATGTCTCCAGCGGACTATCCCTGGGAGGTAAGTCCGTCTACTACGGGAGTGTTGACGCCACGCCGTTGTTTGTTGACGTCCTCGGGGCGGTCAGCCGCTGGGGATTCGCCAAGGACACCATCGCCGCACTACTGCCCCACGCGGACCGGGCGCTGGACTGGATCCGTGACTATGGAGACAAAGACGGCGACGGGTTCGTCGAGTATGAGCGCCTCAACGACCAGGGGCTGATCAACCAGGGATGGAAAGACTCCTGGGACGGCATCAACTTCGCCGACGGCCGACTGGCCGAACCACCCATCGCGCTCTGCGAGGTTCAGGCCTATGTTTTCGCGGCGTACCTGGCGCGGGCATGGATGGCATACGACGACGGCGACACGGTTCTGGGCGACAAACTCGCCGGCTGGGCTTCGGCGTTGAAGAAGCAGTTCAATGAACAGTTCTGGATGCCTGAGCGCGGCTACTATGCAGTGGCCCTGGACGGCAAAAAGCAGCAGGTTGATGCCTGCGCATCCAATATGGGCCACTGTCTATGGCTGGGCCTCATCGATGAGGACAAAGCATCCAAAGTGGCCGAACGCCTCATGTCACCGGAGATGTTCAGCGGGTGGGGCGTGCGCACCCTCGCCAGCGACATGGGTGCCTACAACCCCGCCAGCTACCACAACGGCTCAGTCTGGCCGCACGACAATGCAATCATCGCGGCCGGTCTGCTCCGCTATGGCTTCGTGGCGGAAGCACAACGGATCTCCACGGCACTGCTGGAGGCTGCAGAATACTCGGACGGCCGGCTGCCGGAACTGTTCTGCGGCTTCAGCCGTGACCAGTTTACTGAGCCAGTGCCCTACCCCACGGCCTGTTCACCGCAGGCCTGGGCAGCGACCACACCGATACTTCTGGTGACCAGCCTGATGCGGTATGACGCCCACGTCTCCCGCGGAGGCTTCTGGCTGGATCCGGTGCTTCCGGAATCGTACGGTGACCTCCACATCACCAACGCACCCATGGCCGGCGGCAGGATCACCATAGATATCACCGGGTCCGTCCCATCCGTCCAGGGCCTGCCCGAAGGAATGGCTTTCCACCGCGGGCACCGCCCATGGATAACAGAACTGGTCGAGCAAGCCAGTAAACGACTTCCGCAAGGCCGCCGCCGTCCTTGA
- a CDS encoding helix-turn-helix domain-containing protein, with the protein MEIELDDVLGAVGPRLRALRTERNLTLGDVSSASGVSVSTLSRLESGQRRPNLELLLPLARMYGVPLDDLVGAPPTGDPRIHLQPITHGGMTAVPLTRRPGGLQAFKMVLTGDARGSEPDPRVHEGYEWLYILNGRLRLVLGDKDFELRPGEAAEFDTHTPHWFASADGRPVEFISLFGQQGERMHVRARPKPS; encoded by the coding sequence ATGGAAATTGAGCTTGACGACGTTCTCGGGGCTGTCGGCCCCCGGCTTCGGGCACTCCGCACGGAACGGAACCTCACCCTTGGGGATGTGTCCTCCGCATCCGGCGTGTCGGTGAGCACCCTGTCCCGCCTGGAATCCGGCCAACGCAGGCCCAACCTTGAACTCCTGCTGCCACTCGCGAGGATGTACGGTGTTCCCCTCGATGATCTTGTCGGCGCGCCACCCACCGGGGATCCGAGAATCCACCTGCAGCCCATCACCCACGGCGGCATGACGGCTGTTCCGCTCACACGCCGTCCGGGCGGATTGCAGGCCTTCAAGATGGTGCTCACAGGTGATGCCCGCGGGTCGGAGCCCGACCCGCGCGTTCACGAAGGCTACGAATGGCTCTACATCCTCAACGGACGGCTGCGTCTGGTGCTGGGCGACAAGGACTTCGAACTGCGCCCCGGCGAAGCCGCGGAATTCGACACCCACACACCGCACTGGTTCGCCAGCGCTGACGGCAGACCGGTTGAGTTCATCAGCCTGTTTGGACAGCAGGGCGAACGGATGCACGTACGCGCGCGGCCCAAGCCTTCATAG
- a CDS encoding NAD(P)/FAD-dependent oxidoreductase encodes MDTTRYDVVIVGGGAAGLSAATTLGRALRPVLVIDSGTPRNGPAAGVHGYLSRDGMDPWELLSTGRSEVLSYGGTVIDGEAVSARRTLDGFEVILGDGRRFSGRRLLVTTGLTDELPPVDGLREQWGKGVVHCPYCHGWEIRGQRIGVLGTGPLSVHQALLFRQWSRDITLFLNDTVEPTDEEWEKLAARAVTVVDGAVASVDTVDGVLTGLTLRQGPSFDLQALAVGTRMEARSALLESLGLGSQVHPSGAGRFIETDAMGATAVRGVYAAGNVSNLMAQVITAAAEGVMSGARINADLIEEETRWAVEGHFGPFSAASEAAVSQIVLTHRRHGLDDGI; translated from the coding sequence ATGGACACCACACGCTATGACGTTGTAATTGTCGGTGGCGGCGCGGCGGGACTCAGCGCTGCCACGACTCTGGGCCGGGCGCTTCGCCCGGTACTGGTCATCGATTCCGGAACTCCACGCAACGGACCCGCCGCGGGCGTACACGGCTATCTTTCGAGGGACGGCATGGATCCTTGGGAACTCCTGTCCACAGGACGCAGCGAAGTGCTCTCCTACGGAGGAACGGTCATCGACGGTGAAGCCGTCTCGGCACGGCGGACCCTTGATGGATTCGAGGTGATTCTCGGAGATGGCCGCCGGTTCAGCGGCAGGCGCCTCCTCGTCACCACCGGCCTGACAGACGAACTGCCTCCCGTCGACGGGCTGCGGGAGCAATGGGGAAAGGGCGTTGTGCACTGCCCCTACTGCCATGGCTGGGAAATCCGCGGTCAACGGATTGGAGTGCTGGGCACAGGCCCGCTGTCCGTCCATCAGGCGCTCTTGTTCAGGCAGTGGTCCCGGGATATCACTCTCTTCCTCAACGACACCGTGGAACCCACCGACGAAGAGTGGGAAAAGCTCGCCGCCCGGGCCGTCACGGTCGTTGACGGCGCCGTGGCTTCTGTTGACACTGTCGATGGCGTCCTCACAGGGCTCACGCTCCGCCAGGGCCCCTCGTTCGACTTGCAGGCGCTCGCTGTCGGAACCCGGATGGAGGCCAGATCCGCTCTTCTGGAATCGCTCGGACTAGGTTCCCAGGTGCACCCCTCGGGGGCCGGACGGTTTATCGAGACCGATGCCATGGGTGCGACGGCCGTCCGCGGCGTGTACGCGGCCGGCAATGTCTCCAACCTCATGGCCCAGGTAATCACCGCGGCGGCCGAGGGTGTCATGAGCGGCGCACGGATCAACGCCGACCTCATCGAAGAGGAAACCCGGTGGGCTGTCGAGGGTCACTTCGGCCCCTTCTCGGCCGCCTCGGAAGCAGCCGTCTCTCAGATCGTGCTGACACACCGACGCCATGGCCTTGATGATGGCATCTGA
- a CDS encoding class I SAM-dependent methyltransferase, which produces MMASDSHDQNRFLDLDAKVFGDHLAAVLDLAGAQAARSIVDLGAGTGAGSRLLRQRFPDAAVTCVDNDPQMLELLRGQGFAVVEADLNHGFPALGGSLIAAGATAEAPVDLVWASSSLHHVTHPARLLSGVRRALAPGGVLVVVELAALPRFLSHPGGALLELRCHSAAAAEGWNHHPNWTPVIEAAGFAVTRSEVTATAPVTPAAREYARQWFARFSHLAALTADDRGTVEDMLEQFSDDIELEPRATRTVWVATPVEAQEQP; this is translated from the coding sequence ATGATGGCATCTGACAGCCACGACCAGAACCGCTTCCTCGACCTCGATGCCAAGGTGTTCGGCGACCATCTCGCAGCCGTCCTGGACCTGGCCGGGGCGCAGGCTGCGCGCAGCATCGTTGACCTCGGCGCGGGCACCGGCGCAGGTAGCCGGCTCCTTCGCCAGCGATTCCCCGACGCCGCGGTGACGTGCGTCGACAACGACCCGCAGATGCTCGAGCTGCTGCGCGGGCAGGGCTTCGCCGTGGTCGAGGCCGACCTCAACCACGGCTTCCCTGCCCTGGGCGGCTCCTTGATAGCGGCGGGTGCAACGGCCGAGGCGCCGGTTGACCTGGTGTGGGCATCGTCCTCGCTCCACCACGTGACCCACCCCGCCCGGCTCTTGTCGGGGGTCCGCCGGGCACTGGCCCCGGGCGGGGTGCTGGTCGTCGTCGAGCTCGCCGCCCTGCCTCGTTTCCTGAGCCATCCGGGCGGAGCGCTGCTGGAGCTGCGCTGCCACTCCGCTGCGGCGGCCGAGGGGTGGAACCATCACCCGAACTGGACGCCGGTCATCGAGGCCGCCGGGTTCGCCGTCACCAGGTCCGAAGTGACGGCCACCGCACCAGTGACACCGGCCGCGCGGGAGTATGCCCGGCAGTGGTTCGCACGCTTCTCACACCTGGCGGCCCTCACCGCGGATGACCGCGGCACCGTAGAAGACATGCTGGAGCAGTTCTCCGACGACATCGAGCTCGAACCCCGCGCCACCCGGACCGTCTGGGTGGCCACGCCCGTCGAGGCTCAGGAGCAGCCTTGA
- a CDS encoding MBL fold metallo-hydrolase, with amino-acid sequence MLICATCAVERDEPAPELCPICTDERQYVPEEGQKWLTLDGLAQQGQQTVLRENEPGLIGIRTEPKVGIGQTAQLVVTHEGSLLWDPVGYVDDSAVNAALERGPVLAIAASHPHMFGVQVEWSHRLGGVPVLVADADRRWLGRNDPVIEYWSGSHTIAEGLTLHQTGGHFPGSAVVHWAAGAAGRGVLLTGDSVYPNPDRRSISFMRSYPNHLPLSGAVALRIAAQLGELEFDRIYGNFNNVIASGAKAALHDSAQRHAAWARGDFDHLT; translated from the coding sequence ATGCTGATTTGCGCGACCTGCGCCGTCGAACGCGATGAACCCGCCCCGGAGCTCTGCCCGATCTGTACTGATGAGCGGCAGTATGTGCCCGAGGAGGGACAGAAGTGGCTCACACTGGACGGGCTGGCTCAGCAGGGTCAGCAGACGGTGTTGAGGGAGAACGAGCCGGGCCTTATCGGGATTAGGACAGAGCCTAAAGTCGGGATCGGCCAGACCGCTCAGCTTGTGGTGACACATGAGGGGTCGCTGCTGTGGGATCCGGTCGGCTATGTCGATGACAGTGCCGTTAACGCAGCGCTCGAGCGGGGGCCGGTCCTGGCGATCGCGGCCAGCCATCCCCACATGTTTGGTGTGCAGGTCGAATGGTCGCATCGGCTCGGGGGCGTTCCTGTGCTGGTGGCGGACGCAGACCGGCGATGGCTGGGGCGCAACGATCCGGTCATCGAATACTGGTCCGGCAGTCACACTATCGCCGAGGGGTTGACACTGCACCAGACCGGGGGGCATTTCCCCGGCAGTGCGGTGGTGCACTGGGCTGCAGGAGCGGCCGGCAGAGGAGTCCTGCTGACCGGTGACAGCGTGTATCCGAATCCAGACCGCCGGTCCATCTCCTTCATGCGCAGCTACCCGAATCATTTGCCGCTATCCGGCGCGGTAGCGTTGCGAATCGCCGCGCAGCTCGGAGAACTCGAGTTCGACCGCATCTACGGCAACTTCAACAATGTCATCGCGTCCGGAGCCAAGGCCGCACTGCACGATTCCGCCCAACGGCACGCGGCTTGGGCGCGAGGAGACTTCGACCACCTGACCTGA